From the genome of Pelmatolapia mariae isolate MD_Pm_ZW linkage group LG12, Pm_UMD_F_2, whole genome shotgun sequence, one region includes:
- the LOC134638963 gene encoding LHFPL tetraspan subfamily member 2a protein-like produces the protein MCHVIVTCRSMLWTLLSIVVAFAELIAFMSPDWLLGSPRNDTSGTRAGVDSEYRPSLGLYNRCLRIGTPQVNCGPYATTFGEVASGFWQAAMLFLAAGTLVLGCVAFISIFSLCFQSILKKSIFNICGLLQAVAGLLLMVGLMLYPAGWGSEKVKFYCGSDALPFRPFNCSLGWAFYTAIGGTLATFLCAVLSAQAEIATSSDKVQEEIEDGKSLICLL, from the exons ATGTGCCATGTTATTGTAACATGCCGTTCCATGCTGTGGACCCTACTCAGCATTGTAGTGGCCTTTGCTGAGCTCATCGCATTCATGAGCCCGGATTGGTTGCTGGGATCGCCTCGGAATGACACCAGCGGGACCAGGGCAGGAGTGGACTCAGAGTACCGGCCATCTCTCGGCCTTTACAACCGCTGCCTTCGTATTGGGACCCCGCAGGTGAACTGTGGGCCCTATGCCACGACATTTGGAGAAGTGGCCAGCGGTTTCTGGCAGGCTGCCATGTTGTTTCTGGCAGCGGGGACATTAGTGCTTGGGTGTGTGGCCTTTATCTCCATCTTCAGCCTGTGTTTTCAGAGCATCCTGAAGAAGAGCATATTCAACATCTGTGGACTGCTTCAGGCTGTTGCAG GCCTGTTACTGATGGTCGGCCTCATGCTGTACCCTGCTGGTTGGGGTTCAGAGAAGGTGAAGTTCTACTGTGGCTCCGATGCGTTGCCGTTTCGACCATTTAATTGTTCACTTGGCTGGGCGTTCTACACAGCGATAGGAGGAACGCTAGCAACCTTCTTGTGTGCCGTTCTGTCTGCACAGGCCGAGATCGCTACTTCCAGCGATAAAGTTCAGGAGGAGATTGAGGATGGGAAAAGTCTGATCTGCCTGCTATGA